GAGGGGGCCGCTCCCGAGAGGAAGGCCAAGCGGAAAAAGAAAAATGGTCAACAGGAAGAAGAGGAAGGCGTGATACAGGAGGGGGAGGAGCTGCAACCACCGCAACCTTGACTCGTTAAGATGATAAAAAAGGCCGGACGATCATCATCGTCCGGCCTTTTTTTATCTTGCTCTCACCGGTTCCGCTCAGGGGACGTTCCCGCGATAATCGTTCCCTGGGCAGAGCCGAAGGGGTATGGCCTTGACTACTCCGTCAGGCAGTCATCTCTCCAGCAGCAGCTCTCCTGCGTGCATTGGGAACTACCTTCCGTAAGAAAGCAACTGTAGTTGCCTTCTTCACTTTGGATGGTCCGGATGAGTTCGGTT
The nucleotide sequence above comes from Desulfobulbaceae bacterium. Encoded proteins:
- a CDS encoding SAP domain-containing protein produces the protein MKMVDIQKKAKAMGIKPGKMKKTELIRTIQSEEGNYSCFLTEGSSQCTQESCCWRDDCLTE